The genomic window TTCACCGGAAGCGCCGCGCACCACCAAGACCTCATCTTTCTTAACAGTGGCGCCGTCTTTTATCATCACCTCGTCCTCGCCCTTGGTCTTTATTTTCATTTCATCCATGCCGGAGAAATGAATATGCACAATTTTTTGTCCGCGTCGGCCTTCAAAAATTTTCTTGCCACTTGGCGAAGTGATAATTTTTCCGTCCGCTTCTTCAATTTCAATCTCGCCGGATACTTCTGCCAAGAGGGCCTGCTTTTTCGGAGAGCGCGCTTCAAACAATTCGTCTACACGCGGCAAACCTTGGGTAATATCGCCGCCGCCGGCCACGCCGCCGGTATGGAAGGTTCTCATGGTCAGCTGGGTGCCCGGCTCGCCGATTGATTGAGCGGCAATCGTTCCGACCGCCACGCCGAATTCAACCGGTTTATTGTGGCCAAGATCAAAGCCGTAACACTTCTTGCAAACACCTTTCTGCATTTTGCATTGCAGGATACTTCTCACTTTCATTGATTCAACTTTATACTCATCAATCAAACGCATGATCTTATCATCAACCGCTTCACCGGCTTTGACAATCACTTTATTTCCGGCTTTTACGGTTTCCAAAACATAGCGTCCCCAAACGCGTTCTGATAATTTTTCACCCATTTCCTTTGATTGCGCGGCCGTAAAGATTTCACCGGTGGTGTCGCCGCAATCTTCTTCCAACACAATCACATCCTGGGACACATCAACCAAGCGTCTGGTTAAGTAGCCGGCATTAGCTGTTCTAAGCGCGGTATCTGACAAACCTTTTCTGGTACCGTGGGATGAAATAAAGAACTCAAGAACCTCAAAGCCCTCTTTGAAGTTACCTTTTACCGGCAATTCAATGGTGTCTCCGGAAGGAGATGCCACCAAGCCCTTCATACCAATAACCTGGCCAAGCTGTCCCCAGGTGCCTCTGGCGCCGGAATCAATCATAGCAAACACCGGACCGTTCTTAGTCAAAAGTTCCTGGTTTCTGGCTACGATTTTATCTTTTGTTTCAGTCCAAATTTCCAAAATCTTGGCATGGCGTTCTGATTGGGTAAGCAGTCCTTCCTGGTACTGCTCTTCAATCTGCCTGACCAATTGATCGGAAGCGCGGAGCAAACTTGGCTTCTCGGCCACTTCCGGGAAGTCATCCATACCCAGAGAATAACCGGATTTGGTCACATATCTATAACCGATATTTTTCAGTTCATCCAAGAAAAAAGCAACCTCTTGCTGATCCGGCAAGAACTCAATGCACAATCTGATAATGTGGCCCAATTTCTTTACATTGATTGTTTCGTTAAAGTACGGAAGCTTATCCGGCAAGACCTTATTGAATAACAATCTGCCAACGGTCGTTTCTATCAAAGGATTGGTGCCTTCCGGAAATTTATTCAAGTCGGTAAAACGAACCTTGATTCTTTCCTGCAAAGTAATCTGTCGGGCTTTGTAGGCCAGTGTCGCTTCCTGTTCAGAACCATAAAATTTCTTTACTTCGGCTTTATCGTCAACACCGGTTCTGGTCAGATAATAACAGCCCAGAGCAATATCTTGCTTTGGCGTGATCACCGGACTGCCGGTGGCCGGCTTCAAAATATTTTTTTCAGCGGCCATTAAATTATCGGCTTCCCAGCGGGCTTCAGCTGTCAGTGGTAAGTGCACGGCCATTTGGTCGCCGTCAAAGTCAGCATTAAAAGCGGTACAAACCAGCGGGTGCAATTGAATGGCTTTGCCTTCAATCAAACGCGGATGAAAGGCCTGAATGCCCAAGCGGTGCAGGGTTGGAGCGCGGTTTAAGAGCACGCGGGTTTTTTGGGTCAATTCTTCCAAAATATCCCAAACCTCATCATGCTCGGCTTCAATGTATCTGGAGGCGCTGCGTACATTATGCGCCAATTCGCGTTTAATGATTTCGCTCATTATAAAGGGTTTGAAAAGTTCCAAAGCCATGCGCTTCGGCAAACCGCACTCGTCAATGTTTAAATTCGGGCCAACCACGATTACCGAACGGCCGGAATAGTCAACGCGCTTGCCGAGTAAATTCTGGCGGAAACGCCCTTGTTTGCCTTTTAAGATGTCGGCCAAGGATCGCAATTGTCTTTTTTGTCCGGTTGAAGCAGTCACGGTTTTGGCATGCCTGGCATTATTATCAATCAAAGCATCAACCGCTTCCTGCAACATGCGCTTTTCATTTCGGCAAATAACTTCCGGAGCATCAAGTTCAATCAGCCGGCGCAGACGATTGTTGCGGTTGATAACGCGGCGATACAAATCATTTAAATCAGAAGTGGCAAAACGTCCGCCGTCTAAGGCCACCATCGGGCGCAGGTCCGGAGGAATAACCGGAATATTTTGCAGAACCATCCATTCCGGTCTGATTTTGTTTAAGAAGAAACTCTTTAAAATTTTCTTGCGTCTGATGATTCTTTCCAATTTTGAACCCTTCACGTTCGGCTGTTCAGCCACCAACTTTTTGATTGTCTCGTCCAAATTAATTCTGGATAAAAGATTTCTAATCGCTTCCGCGCCGATTGAGGCCTCAAACAAATGGCCATAGCGCAAAGACAATTCCTGATATTTATTTTCAGAAACAATTTTCAAGACCTGCAATTCTTTCAACTCTTTATCGGCCTGTTGGAAATCGGCGTCTAAGGCCTTTTGTTTTTTCTCCATTTCTTCCTGAATTTTTTCCAAAACTTCCGCGCTTTGTTTTTTATCATTGGCCTGTTTCATTGAATTTTCCGCTTCTTTTTCTATCTGTTTTTTCTTGGTCTTATATTCCTGGCGCAACAGGTCGGCGGTTTTCTTTTTGCCTTCTTCATCAACATGAGTGATTATAAAAGCGGCAAAATAAATTACCTTCTCCAAGGCCTGTCCGGATAAATCCAAAACCAAACCAATTTTTGAAGGCACTGACCGCAAAAACCAAATGTGAGCCACTGATGCCGAGAGTTCAATGTGTCCCATGCGCTCGCGGCGAACCGAAGAATGAGTGACTTCCACTCCGCACTTGTCGCAAATGATTCCCTTATATCTTATCTTCTTATATTTTCCGCAATAGCATTCCCAATCCTTGGTTGGTCCAAAAATTTCTTCAGCAAACAAGCCGCCCTTTTCCGGTTTTTGGGTGCGGTAGTTGATTGTTTCCGGTTTATGGACTTCTCCATATGACCAGCCCTTAATCACTTCCGGCGAGGCCAATTTCAGACGTATGGCGTCAAAGTCCATTGGGTTGAAATTTTCATTAGCCATATAGAATTTTATTTATTAGAAGATTCAATTTTTTCCGCAGCCGCCGGTTCGGAAAATTTAAGCCGCTGCGCTTCTTCCTGCTCTTTCACTTCCGCGATCGGCCTATAATCTCCGGATTCGGATCTCTTGAGCAATTCAACGTCCAAGCCCAGACCTTTTAACTCACGGACTAAGACGTTAAATGATTCCGGAACATTGACCTTGCTGATTTCCTCGCCTTTAATAATGGCCTCATAGGCCTTGGAACGGCCCGGCACATCATCGGACTTGATGGTCAAAATTTCCTGCAAGGTATGAGCAGCGCCATAGGCCTCCAAAGCCCAAACTTCCATTTCTCCAAATCTTTGCCCGCCGAATTGGGCCTTGCCGCCAAGCGGCTGTTGGGTGATTAAACTGTATGGGCCGATTGATCGCTGATGGATCTTATCCTCAACCATGTGGTTCAATTTGAGAATGTAGTTGTAGCCGACTGTCACCTGGTGGTCATATGGTTCACCGGTCCGGCCGTCGCACAAAGTAACCTGGCCATTGGCCGGAAAGCCGGCTTTAACCAGTTCTTCTTTAATCTGACTTTCATGCAAACCATTTAAAACCGGAGTGGCCACGCGATAACCAAGAGCATTAGCGGCCAAACCCAGGTGAGTTTCAAGCAACTGGCCCAGGTTCATACGAGAAATAACACCAAGCGGAGATAAAATTATATCAACCGGAGTGCCGTCTTCCAAAAATGGCATGTCTTCAACCGGCACAACTTTTGAAATAACGCCTTTGTTGCCATGGCGGCCGGCCATTTTGTCGCCAACCTGAATTTTGCGCATATCGGCAACTTTGACCTGTACTTGTTTGATTACGCCCGGCTGTAATTTGTCGCCGTTTTCGGCGGAGAAAATCTTTATGCCGATTACGCGACCATGTTCGCCGTGTTCCAAATATAAAGATGAATCGCGCACGTCGCGAGCTTTTTCTCCGAAGATGGCACGGAGCAATCTTTCTTCGGCAGAGAGTTCAGTTTCTCCTTTCGGCGTGATTTTGCCAACTAAAATGTCGCCGGATTTTACTTCGGCGCCCACGCGAACGATTCCTTCGCTGTCCAAATTTTTTAATTTTTCTTCACTGACGTTGGGGATGTCGGCAGTCACGATTTCCGGTCCAAGCTTGGTTTCGCGGACGTCAATTACATAGTCCTCTATGTGTATGGAAGTGAAACGGTCGGTCTGCACCACTTTTTCAGAAATAATTACCGCGTCTTCGTAGTTAAAGCCGTCCCAAACCATGTAGGCAACCAGCATATTTTGTCCCAGCGACAGTTCGCTTTCTCTAATGCCCGGGCCATCAGTTAACGGATCGCCTTTTTTAACTTTTCCACCCAAATCAACAATCGGTTTCTGGTTTATACAAGTGGAAGCATTTGATCTGACAAATTTATTTAAATTATATGTGTGCTTTACGTCTTTTTTATCCGTAATCACTATATGCCTGCCATCCATTTCCGTAACTTCGCCGTCAACATCGGAAACCATAACGTGTCCGGAATAATAGGCGGCCTTTTGTTCAACGCCGGTACCGACAAGCGGCTGTTCCGGAGTGATACAAGGCACGGCTTGGCGCTGCATGTTTGTACCCATGAGTGCCCGGGTGGCATCATCATGTTCCAAAAACGGGATACAAGAAGTAGCAATGCTGATAATCTGGTTTGAAGCCACATCCACATATTCAATATCACTGGTTTTGGCCACGCCCGGATTACCATGAATGCGGGCCGGGGTTTCCGCGTCAATAAAATATCCTTTTTCATCAACACGGATGGTGGCCGCAGCTGTGTTAACCTTCTCTTCCTTAAACGCATTTATATAAACAATCTCATTGGTTAGTCGGGGTTTAACCAGTATGGTTTTTGATTTTGATTTTGCCAATTTGGCGGCTACATCTTTGGTAATCAAAGTGTTGGCCTTCACTCCTTCCATCTCTTTGCGTAAAATTTCACCTTCGGAAAATCTCGGCTCATTGGGCACTTCGCGCAAAACCTTTCTGTAGGGGGTCTCAATAAATCCGAATTCATTAACCCGGGCAAAGCTGGATAAATGGTTAACTAAGCCAATATTCGGACCTTCAGGAGTAGCGATCGGACAAATACGGCCATAGTGAGTGGTGTGCACATCGCGGACTTCAAAGCCGGCGCGGTCACGGGACAAACCGCCGGGTCCGAGCGCGCTCACACGTCTCTTGTGTTCCAATTCGGAAAGCGGGTTGGTCTGATCCATGAACTGTGACAATTGCGAACTCATAAAGAATTCACGAATCGCGCTGATAACCGGTCTGGCGTTAATCAGTTTATTCGGACTTAAGGTGTCCAATTCCTGCGTGCTCATTCGGTCTTTGACAATACGTTCCATCCTGGCCAAACCGACGCGGAATCGGTTTTGCGCCAGTTCACCCACCGCGCGGATGCGGCGGTTGCCAAGATGGTCAATATCATCCGGCTCTTCCTGGGTGACGTTTAAACGCACCACCTCTTTCAAAACCTGCAATAATTTTTCCGGAGATAATACCCGATTTTCTTTTTTCTCGTAATCTTCATCTTTATAATTTAAATCAAATTTAGTGTTGAATTTATAAACGCCGACGCGGCCCAAATCATATCTTTCAAAATTGAAAAACATCGCGTAAATCAAACTCTTGGCATTGTCCGCGGTAGCCAAATCGCCCGGACGGATTCTTTTATAGACCTCAATCAAACCATCATCGGTATTTTTGGCCAAATCCTTTTTAATGGTTGCTTCAATGTAATCTACGGTCGGATGAGTGTTGACATCTTTAAACAATTTCAACAGCTGTTCGTCATCGTTATAGCCAAAAGCGCGCAACAGAGAAGTGGCCGCCACCTTGCGCTTTCTGTCCACCTTAACCCAAATCACATTATTCAAATCGGTTTCAATTTCCACCCAAGCGCCTCGATTGGGAATAATTTTCGCGCCGTAATATCGGCGGCCGCGCACATTTTCAGCGGTAAAAAACGCGCCCGCGCTTCGAATCAGCTGGGAAACCACCACGCGTTCAATGCCGTTAACAATAAAAGTTCCGCGTGCGGTCATCAGCGGTATATCGCCAAGATAAATTTCCTGGGCCTTGGCCTGTTTGGTTTTTTTATTCAGCAATTTGGCGGTAACGCGAAGCGGCGCTTCAAAAGTAATATTTTTTTCACGGCAGACAACCTCGTCAAACTTCGGTTCATCCAAATAATAATCTTCCAAATACAGTTCCAGATCTCTGCCGGTAAAATCGGTCATCGGTGAAACCTCTTCAAATAATTCCTTAATGCCAAACTTCAAAAACCAGTCATAAGAATTTTTTTGCACCTCAATTAAATCCGGCAGCGGCATGGCATCGCGGTTGGTGGTAAAAAATTTACGTTTGGCCACTTGTATGGGCTGACGTCTAAATTTAGGCATAGTTTAGAAGTTATTTAGCAATTTTTTATGTAAATAGACAACAAAAATATCGCCTTTTCTTGAGGTAATCTTTAGACCCTATTGATATTTAGCCAAATCCAGCTTTTTTATCATGCTTGTAGATTTTGCTTTTTGCCTTATTTAAGCGAAAATTTCGTTTTTTTAACTTGAAGAATTGAAAAGTACTCTAATATTAACCTAAATTCAGGATCTTGTCAAGCTGAATCAAGAAAATTAATTTTGTCAAGGGGGTGACAAAATTTGTCTAAACTAAGCTAAAAAAACTCGCTCAACCATTTCTCCAAAAAAATCTATCCACAGGTTATGCACTTTTTGCCTTGTCTTGACAAAACCGAACCACTCACAATACAATAGGGTATCGCTAAATTTCTCCATATAGTTGCGCAAGAGTTGATGTCTCAAGCGGATCGGATTTTTAGAAAACAAATTTCTCTCTTTCTCTTGAACATTTTTTTGTTCAGAGAAACGTTTTCTAAATTTGATCCGTCACTAAAACATGCAACTCTTGTCGCAGCTTTGTGGAGAAATTTTTTTTATTAAAATTTTTAGGTAAAAAAAAGACCCAGCAACTTCGGCCCGCGCTGGGAAACGGGATGAAACCGTGGGTTGAGCCGGTCTAGGCCGCATCCAGCGGTTCCTCTGGATCTGACGACGGCTTTGGCGGCGGCATCTCCCTGACGGCGACCACCTTGAGCTCTTTGAGCTTGATGACGGCGCGATCCTCGCGCCTGTTGATCAAAAAGCCGCATACGAACCAGGCCATGAGTGTGGTGATGAGCGAGGTCAGAGTCCACCACCCCGAACTTGTCTTGTACCAGATGTAGATCGGCACAGCCACCACGAGCACGACCAGAATTCGGAGCGACCAGAACAAGAATTGGGAGACCGCTTCATTTCTGGCTACCCTCTTCTTGTATTCATCAAGGTTGGTTGTCTTATCCATTTGCCTCCTCCTTAGGAACTAGACCATGTTTACCATAAAATAGCGGTTTTGTCAAAGATTGCACTTCTTATTACGCTTCTTGGCATTCATTTTTTGTGGTATAATAATCATACAAGATATGTCCAGACAGAGGTCTAGATTAACTTATCGCAAAAAAGTAAACCTTAACCCAGATATCAGCCGCGGCCTTCTGGCTATTTTGTTATTTATTTTAGGCGGTCTTTCAACTTTAAGCTTTTTCTCTTTGGCCGGGGTGGCCGGACAATTCATTGATTCCCTGCTCTCAATCACTTTCGGCCAGGTCAGATATATTTTCCCGATTATTTTAATTTTGGTCGCGGTCCTGATGATCAAGGACATGGAATATGAATACCGCCCCACGCACTGGTTCGGTTCAATTTTCTTTATATTATCTTTCAACGGTTTGGTTCACTTGCAAAGACCGCTTAACGACATGTGGACCATGGCTTTGCAGGGATACGGCGGCGGCATTGCCGGTTTTGCCCTGGCCTGGCCCTTGGAAAAATACCTCGGCTATTGGGGAGGATTCACGGTTTTAATCGGCCTGCTCTTGGTTTCAGTTATCTTCCTGTTTAATACTTCGCTCGCCCAAATAGTTAACCTGCACAAAAAAGCCCTGCTGGTTTTTGGCTGGATTGGAAAACAAATTATTGCTTTCTTTGCCTTATTTAAGTCCGAAGAAAAAGTAAAATTTAAAATCAAAGGTGAATATCAGGAAAGCGCCGCAGAGGAGAATGAAATTGAAGAAGAGGAAGAAAAAAGAACTTTCGCGCAGAAAAAACTGGGTGAAGAAGAGGTGGACGAAACCGAAACAGAGCCGGATGAAAAACCAGAAGAACAGGAAATCCACAAAATTCCCAAACCGGTTATCCGGGACTTGCCGCCGATTGATTTATTATTCACTTCAAAGACCAAACCAACTTCGGGCGACATCAAGGGTAATGCTGAAACCATCAAGGACACTCTGCATAATTTCGGCATAGAAGTTGATATGGGTGAAGTGCGCGTCGGTCCGACGGTAACGCAATATTCTCTAAAACCGGCCAAGGGCATTAAGCTTACCCGCATCACCACCTTAAACAATGATCTGTCCCTGGCTTTGGCCGCGCACCCAATCAGAATTGAAGCGCCTATACCGGGCCAATCACTGGTTGGCATTGAAGTGCCAAATCAAAAAGTGGCTATGGTCACTTTGCGCGAACTGCTGGAAAGCAATGAGTTTAAAAAGACCGAACACAACATGATGATCGCGCTCGGCAAAGACGTGGCCGGAAAGGTTTGGTTCGCTGACTTGCCAAAAATGCCGCACTTACTGATCGCCGGCGCCACCGGTTCGGGAAAAACAGTTTGTATAAACACGATTATTTTAAGTTTGCTTTATCAAAACACGGCCGAGACCTTGCGCATGATTATGGTTGATCCCAAACGCGTTGAACTTACAATGTATAATGGTATTCCCCATTTACTCACTCCGGTAATCACTGACGCGGCCAAAACAGTTAATGCCCTGAAATGGACAATCGGAGAAATGGACCGCAGATTTAATGTCCTCGCTGAATCGGGCAAAAGAGATATTGAGTCATACAACAGAACCGCTTCTGAAAAACTTCCGCATATTATATTTATAATTGATGAGCTGGCCGATTTGATGGCCATGGCCGCCAGCGAAGTTGAAGCCGGTATTATCCGCCTGGCTCAAATGGCACGCGCGGTGGGCATACATTTGATCGTTGCCACCCAAAGACCAAGCGTGGAGGTAATCACCGGTCTGATGAAAGCAAACATTCCGGCCCGCATCGCTTTTTCCGTCGCTTCAATTATTGATTCACGCACGATTTTGGATTGCCAGGGAGCGGACAAACTTCTTGGCCGTGGCGACATGTTGTTTTTAACCGCCGAACTCTCAAAACCAAAACGTTTACAGGGTGCGTTTGTTTCCGAAGAAGAAATGAAACGGGTAATTGATCATTTGAAAGGCGATGAACCACCGGAGTATGATGAATCAATCGTTTCTAAAAATGCCGGCGGGTTCGGCGCGGGCACAGTGAACATGTTTGGCGGCGCGAGCGATGATTATGATCCCCTATTTGATGAGGCCAAGCGAATTGTGATAGAATCAGGAAAGGCCAGTGCCTCACTCTTACAGCGCCGATTGAAACTTGGCTATGCGCGGGCCGCCAGATTGCTTGATCAGATGGAAGAAGCCGGAATCGTCGGCCCGGTTGACGGCGCCAAACCGCGCGAGGTCTTTACCGAACATTTCCAGCCGGAAAGCGAGCCGGAACTGTCCACTGAAGAACAAACAATGGACGCGGGCGGCGCTCCGGTTTTGGAAGAAATAAAAAACGAAGAACAAACTCCATAAATTATTATGGCAATATTTTGCAGAAAAAAATTAGAAGCGAGTTTGCATGTCGGTGAACGGCTTAAAAAAGCGCGCGAAGACCGCTGCCTTAATCTTCAGGATGTTTCCGTT from Patescibacteria group bacterium includes these protein-coding regions:
- the rpoC gene encoding DNA-directed RNA polymerase subunit beta' — translated: MANENFNPMDFDAIRLKLASPEVIKGWSYGEVHKPETINYRTQKPEKGGLFAEEIFGPTKDWECYCGKYKKIRYKGIICDKCGVEVTHSSVRRERMGHIELSASVAHIWFLRSVPSKIGLVLDLSGQALEKVIYFAAFIITHVDEEGKKKTADLLRQEYKTKKKQIEKEAENSMKQANDKKQSAEVLEKIQEEMEKKQKALDADFQQADKELKELQVLKIVSENKYQELSLRYGHLFEASIGAEAIRNLLSRINLDETIKKLVAEQPNVKGSKLERIIRRKKILKSFFLNKIRPEWMVLQNIPVIPPDLRPMVALDGGRFATSDLNDLYRRVINRNNRLRRLIELDAPEVICRNEKRMLQEAVDALIDNNARHAKTVTASTGQKRQLRSLADILKGKQGRFRQNLLGKRVDYSGRSVIVVGPNLNIDECGLPKRMALELFKPFIMSEIIKRELAHNVRSASRYIEAEHDEVWDILEELTQKTRVLLNRAPTLHRLGIQAFHPRLIEGKAIQLHPLVCTAFNADFDGDQMAVHLPLTAEARWEADNLMAAEKNILKPATGSPVITPKQDIALGCYYLTRTGVDDKAEVKKFYGSEQEATLAYKARQITLQERIKVRFTDLNKFPEGTNPLIETTVGRLLFNKVLPDKLPYFNETINVKKLGHIIRLCIEFLPDQQEVAFFLDELKNIGYRYVTKSGYSLGMDDFPEVAEKPSLLRASDQLVRQIEEQYQEGLLTQSERHAKILEIWTETKDKIVARNQELLTKNGPVFAMIDSGARGTWGQLGQVIGMKGLVASPSGDTIELPVKGNFKEGFEVLEFFISSHGTRKGLSDTALRTANAGYLTRRLVDVSQDVIVLEEDCGDTTGEIFTAAQSKEMGEKLSERVWGRYVLETVKAGNKVIVKAGEAVDDKIMRLIDEYKVESMKVRSILQCKMQKGVCKKCYGFDLGHNKPVEFGVAVGTIAAQSIGEPGTQLTMRTFHTGGVAGGGDITQGLPRVDELFEARSPKKQALLAEVSGEIEIEEADGKIITSPSGKKIFEGRRGQKIVHIHFSGMDEMKIKTKGEDEVMIKDGATVKKDEVLVVRGASGEEIMAKYSGSIKIEKNTITLTYEGPHTREYIIPLGYKLMVKTGDKVEQGDVLTDGSINPHQLFELKGREAVQRYILQEVQHIYSSQGQKVNDKHVELIIRQMFSRIYVEDAGDTDLLPGEVVEKAQLEFSNRQVKKEGGREATGREMFLGISRVALSTQSFLSAASFQETARVLINTAITGKIDYLEGLKENVIIGRLIPAGTGFKQ
- a CDS encoding DNA-directed RNA polymerase subunit beta — its product is MPKFRRQPIQVAKRKFFTTNRDAMPLPDLIEVQKNSYDWFLKFGIKELFEEVSPMTDFTGRDLELYLEDYYLDEPKFDEVVCREKNITFEAPLRVTAKLLNKKTKQAKAQEIYLGDIPLMTARGTFIVNGIERVVVSQLIRSAGAFFTAENVRGRRYYGAKIIPNRGAWVEIETDLNNVIWVKVDRKRKVAATSLLRAFGYNDDEQLLKLFKDVNTHPTVDYIEATIKKDLAKNTDDGLIEVYKRIRPGDLATADNAKSLIYAMFFNFERYDLGRVGVYKFNTKFDLNYKDEDYEKKENRVLSPEKLLQVLKEVVRLNVTQEEPDDIDHLGNRRIRAVGELAQNRFRVGLARMERIVKDRMSTQELDTLSPNKLINARPVISAIREFFMSSQLSQFMDQTNPLSELEHKRRVSALGPGGLSRDRAGFEVRDVHTTHYGRICPIATPEGPNIGLVNHLSSFARVNEFGFIETPYRKVLREVPNEPRFSEGEILRKEMEGVKANTLITKDVAAKLAKSKSKTILVKPRLTNEIVYINAFKEEKVNTAAATIRVDEKGYFIDAETPARIHGNPGVAKTSDIEYVDVASNQIISIATSCIPFLEHDDATRALMGTNMQRQAVPCITPEQPLVGTGVEQKAAYYSGHVMVSDVDGEVTEMDGRHIVITDKKDVKHTYNLNKFVRSNASTCINQKPIVDLGGKVKKGDPLTDGPGIRESELSLGQNMLVAYMVWDGFNYEDAVIISEKVVQTDRFTSIHIEDYVIDVRETKLGPEIVTADIPNVSEEKLKNLDSEGIVRVGAEVKSGDILVGKITPKGETELSAEERLLRAIFGEKARDVRDSSLYLEHGEHGRVIGIKIFSAENGDKLQPGVIKQVQVKVADMRKIQVGDKMAGRHGNKGVISKVVPVEDMPFLEDGTPVDIILSPLGVISRMNLGQLLETHLGLAANALGYRVATPVLNGLHESQIKEELVKAGFPANGQVTLCDGRTGEPYDHQVTVGYNYILKLNHMVEDKIHQRSIGPYSLITQQPLGGKAQFGGQRFGEMEVWALEAYGAAHTLQEILTIKSDDVPGRSKAYEAIIKGEEISKVNVPESFNVLVRELKGLGLDVELLKRSESGDYRPIAEVKEQEEAQRLKFSEPAAAEKIESSNK
- a CDS encoding DNA translocase FtsK 4TM domain-containing protein, encoding MSRQRSRLTYRKKVNLNPDISRGLLAILLFILGGLSTLSFFSLAGVAGQFIDSLLSITFGQVRYIFPIILILVAVLMIKDMEYEYRPTHWFGSIFFILSFNGLVHLQRPLNDMWTMALQGYGGGIAGFALAWPLEKYLGYWGGFTVLIGLLLVSVIFLFNTSLAQIVNLHKKALLVFGWIGKQIIAFFALFKSEEKVKFKIKGEYQESAAEENEIEEEEEKRTFAQKKLGEEEVDETETEPDEKPEEQEIHKIPKPVIRDLPPIDLLFTSKTKPTSGDIKGNAETIKDTLHNFGIEVDMGEVRVGPTVTQYSLKPAKGIKLTRITTLNNDLSLALAAHPIRIEAPIPGQSLVGIEVPNQKVAMVTLRELLESNEFKKTEHNMMIALGKDVAGKVWFADLPKMPHLLIAGATGSGKTVCINTIILSLLYQNTAETLRMIMVDPKRVELTMYNGIPHLLTPVITDAAKTVNALKWTIGEMDRRFNVLAESGKRDIESYNRTASEKLPHIIFIIDELADLMAMAASEVEAGIIRLAQMARAVGIHLIVATQRPSVEVITGLMKANIPARIAFSVASIIDSRTILDCQGADKLLGRGDMLFLTAELSKPKRLQGAFVSEEEMKRVIDHLKGDEPPEYDESIVSKNAGGFGAGTVNMFGGASDDYDPLFDEAKRIVIESGKASASLLQRRLKLGYARAARLLDQMEEAGIVGPVDGAKPREVFTEHFQPESEPELSTEEQTMDAGGAPVLEEIKNEEQTP